The Syntrophobotulus glycolicus DSM 8271 DNA window AGCCTTATCCCTCAAATTTTCAAGAAAAGTCTTTTGAATAAAATGAACTAACACCAATGGGGACATGATCATCTTTGAGCAACTAACTCCGGCTGAAATCGGGCAAAATTTGAGAACAGATTTGATTTAACCATTCCTTTTCATTCAGATCATTGCTGAGCAGACCCATAGCTTTCTGCTGTTTCAAGTAAGTGGAGATATTCTCCTTGGCATTCCTGACCCCGGGCATCCACATATAATCTTCGGCAGTCTGCACAATCTGATTGGCATCGCCCTCAACATATTTTTTCTCCCTTACCAGCTCTAATGCCTCGCTCTGATTTTCAGACATCCATTGGGCCCCTTTAAGCCAGGCCCGAATCAAAGCAAAGGCCTGCTCAGGCCGTTCATTCAGGAAACCGCCTTCCAGCCCGACAAAGCTGGCATAGAAATGCCGGTAGGCGCCTAAGCTTTGATCATTAGTTTCGCTTGAACTGCCGAACAATACCCGCAGGTCCTTATTTTCTTCTGCTGTTTCCGGATCTGCCTGCTCAGGGATACTGATTGCATCCACTTCTCCTTTGAATAAAGCGTCTTCCAACTGATCACTGCTGTAAATTTTCCACTGAATATCTTTTTTCAGGTCCAAGCCCGCACTTTCTAATACAGAGGATCCAATCACCATCCCTGCGTTGCCCTCGGCATCTGTTCCGATCGTCTTTCCCTTTAAATCTTTTACTGAAGTCAAGCCTGATTTGGCGGCTGAAACAATCTGGACGCATTCGCTGTGCAAGCCCGCCGCGAGCTTAAGATCAAGCCCTTGCTCCAAAGCCTTGAATATTCTGTAATCACAGGTTAGACCGTGAATTTCCCGCCGGGACAACTGCTGTATTGAAGAGGGGAAATCCGCTTTGACCAATTCCACCTCAAGCCCGCTCTCCTTAAAATACCCGTTTTCAGCCGCAACGAACAGAGGAGCCTCATAGACCTCTCCCTGGTAAGCGATCCTGATTTTTTGCCCCGACTCACCGGCTTTCGGAACATTGCACCCGCTCACGAGAAGCATTCCTGCAATCAGGAGAAAGCCGATCAGGAATAACCTGGAATTTTCCAAAAACTTCAAAGCGCTCCACCTCTCATAAGGTCGTTCATTGTCTTAGTATTCACTGTTCAAAAATTCTTCAAATCCAACCCTGATGATCTTTTTTTCCGCCAAGCCCATCAGAAGGTCTACCCCCAGGCCTAACAGGGCAATCACAGTTGCTGAAGCAAATATCCTCAAGATGTCGTAATTCTCCTGGCTGTTGAGGATCAGCCAGCCCAGACCCGAACTGCTGCCCATCATTTCCGCGGCAATCAGCATGAAAAAGGAATAACCCGCACTGAGCCTCAGACCCACGAATATGGCCGGTCCGGCGCTGGGCAGCACGATTTTATAAAAAAGACTCAGTCTGTTTAACCCAAATCCCCTTGCTGCTTTTAACAGGTAAGGGTTAGTATTCTGGATGCCTGAGATCGTACTGAAAATGATCGGCCAGATACATACCCAGGCAATAATGCTTACTTTGGTGGCTTCTCCTATACCCAGAAATAACATGATGAGATGAAAAAGAATAAAAGGATTGGTCTGGGAAAAAAACTCCAGTAAGGGACCCAAAGCAAGCTGCAGCCTTTTAAACCATCCCCCCAGCAGGAAGCCGAGCGGAATCCCAATCACCATAGCAATAAGAAAACCAAGGAAAGCCCGGAAGATACTGATCTCCATATGCTTGAGCAAGACCCCGTCCATCAGCATCTCCCAGGTTTTTCCCAGAACCTTTGTCACCGGCGGGATAAAAAGGGGATTAACCAGTTTTAATCTGCTGACCGTTTCCCAGACCAACAAGAATACCGCGATGGAAATGTATTTAGAAAAAGGCGCCGTTATACGCTTCATCTCTTTTCTCTCCCTTGCACCCGGTTGGTTATCCCTAAATCTGTCCGGAGCATTCATTTTAAAAGCTGCTCCCGCCCCGGTACATTTGCAAATGATCATGATTCTCCACGGAGTTCAGCTCGTCATTAGCTTTTTTAACCTGTTGGGCACCAACCGCCAAAACAGCCAGAACAGCCAGGACCAGTACGGTCGTTTGCATTCTGTTCAAGTGCTTGGGCTTTTTTGTTCCTATATTCAGGTGGAAAACATCATAGGCTTCTTTCCAAAAAAACACCCTGTTCTGCAGAAAATATAAACATCTGTTTAAGATTACCCCCAGAATTACAATACATAAAGATGCCGCATAAATCCTGGGAATATGGTAGTTCATGGCCGAATTGTGCATCAGCCAGCCCAGCCCCGCACTCGCCCCGATCATTTCCGCGGCGATCAGCATAAAAAAGGACATTTCCACACCGACCCTGATCCCGCTAAAAACCGAAGGGGCCGCCGCAGGAAGGAGGACTTTGATCAACAGCTCCTTCCTGGAGGCATTCATGGCCGCAGCAGTCTTGATCAGAACCGGATCGACGGTTTTGACCCCATTAAGAGTATGGAACAGGACAGGCCATACACAAACCCAGGCAATTACGGCAATCTTGGCACTTTCACCGATCCCGAAGAAAAGGATAAAAACAGGCATCAGAGAAAAAGGATTAACCTGGCCCAGCAGCCTGAATAACGGATTCAGAGCTTCCCTCAGGGATGGGAACCATCTTCCCAGTATAAATCCCAAAGGGAGGGCAATCAAAGTCCCCGCGATTAATCCGTTAAGGGTCCTCCAAAGGCTGACCATGATATGGGTAAACAATCCTCCCTTAACCCAAAGTTCCCCCACACTTTGCAATACAACCGAAAGGGACGGGACAAATTGTTGATCAAGCCAGCCGAGAGAAGGGGCAATCTGCCAAAGGAGCAGAAAAATTGCCATCCCAATATATTTATTGAACAGAAAACCTATTTTCTTTTTTGTCAGCTCCATGAAATAACCGCCTTTGCCCGCCAAAAGAGAGGATCGGAGGCTCCCGAAAAATCGGGTTTATCACACTCCCTTTTGCCCATTGCCGTGATGCCATTTAAACTCATTACTTTTTCGTTTCGTTGCCATACTGTTCAAAAACATGAACCACCAGGTCACTGGCTTTTACCTTGCCTACAGGAATGACTTTATTGTCTTCCAACTGTTTAATCCAAGGAATGAGATCATTTTCATCGATCGTTGTATCGTCCGCATACCAGTGATTACCGGTTACAGGAATTCCAATGGCATCCGAGACCCACTGGGCCACCTGATCGGGATGTTCATCGGCATATTTCTGGCCCTTGCTGATGGCCCTGACAAAGCGTTTTACCGTATCAGGATTTTGATTAATAAAATCTTCGGTGAAATAATAGGCGGTCAGTCCGGCCAGCGATCCCAGCCCTGTTTCAAAAGAATCGGCAATCCTTATCGCCCCGGCATCCTCCATGCCCTTATAGAATGGGGGATGGACAGGCGAGACATCGACCAGTCCCTGTTTCAGGGCTTGAATAGCCTGGATATCCGGCATCGTCACCCACTCGATTTTATCTTTTGGAATGCCGTATTTATCAAACAGAGTGTTGGTCAGGAAGTCCGTGCAAGTATTTGTGGTGATGATGGAAAACTTAATCTTGCCCGGGAAATTTTTCAGGTCGGCGATACTTTTGATTTCCGGGTGTTTGGTCGGATTCACAAAAAACCACATGTGGCGGAATTTCGGGTCAACACTCTCATCAGGTTCAATAATTCCCCTGCTGACCCCTTTCAGCTTGGCTCCCCCTGCCACCGCAACGGCCAGCTGATTCGGATGGACCGAAGCGACATCATTGTTGCCGTTGATGATAGACGGAATCTGCTGGTTTGGCTGCAATTCACCGGTAAATACCAGTTTAATCCCTTCTTCTTTAAAATAGCCCAGCTTATCAGTCACCAGCCAGGGAGCAAGCGAACAATCCTTCCTGGTCCAGGTCTTGAGGACCGTTAACCCTTCATCATTTCCCGCTGCCGCCTGACCGCCGCCGACAGTAGCCGTGACTTCAGACGGAGTCTGTTCGATCGTCCTCCCTCTGTAGGCCCCTATGGCGATACCTGCAATAACTACCAAAGAAACCGCTATAATTGCAATCGTTTTCCCTTTTTTTTCGAGCGACATCAATGTTACCCCCTTTAATGGTTTTATCTTTATCTTTTTCTTTCTCTGCAAATCGGTGCCCTGTTTACTCTATTCCCGATAGTTGATCTTAGTTTTCATCCCGTAATCCCCCTTCCCATTGATCATCATCAAAATCTTCAATCGGTTATTTTCGTTTCTTTTAAAAAGAAACAGAATCTTTCCACTTGACGATTTTTCTCTCCAGAAGTCTGAACAATCCGTTAATAACTAAGCCAAGCAAGGATATAACCACCGTAGCCGCATAAAGTACGGGGATCTGGTAATTGGTCTGGGCATTCCAGACCAGCCAGCCTAAGCCTCTGCTGGCCCCGATCATTTCAGCGGCGATCAGCATGAAGAAAGCTATTCCGGAGCTCATCTTAATTCCTGTGAAAATATAGGGAAGGGAAGATGGGAAAACTACTTTACGAAATATGGTCAGCCTCTTGGCACCCATTGACTTGGAAGACTTGATCAGGAGCGGGTCAACCTCTCTAACCCCAGTAATGGTATTGAAAAGAATAGGCCAGAGGGATACCCAGAAAATCATCGTCACCTTAGAAACCTCACCTATTCCCAGAATAAGAATAAATATGGGGAAGAGTGAGAAAGGATTAAACTGCCCCAAAAAGAACAGGACCGGCTTGACAATTCTTTCAAAGGTTTTGAACCCGCCTCCCAGCAAAACACCTAAAGGTATGCCGATGATAATGGCAAACAGGAAACCTAAAACCGTTCTTTCCAGACTGACCAGAATATGCCCGAAAATCAATCCGTCTTCCGCCAAGCCGATAAGGGTGGTGATGATGGTCGAAGGCGCGGCCACAAAATTCTGATTGATCACATTTGTCCGGCACCCTATTTCCCATAAAATCAGAAATGAGATCACTGAATAGCTTTTGGTCAATTGCGCCGGGATTCTGCCTAAGGATATTTTTTTATCTGCCATTTTATCTCCTTTCATTCCAAACAATCATACAAAGCGTAATTTTGCCTAATCTAAATATCCACATCTTCTTTCCAGGTGATGACGGATGATTCGATCAAGGCAATCAAATAATTGATCGCATAGCCAAGCAAGGCAATGACCAGGACCCCTACAAAAAGGCGGGGAATCACATTATTATTGGAGGAGTTATAGATCAGCCACCCCAAGCCGGCGCTCGAACCAAGCATTTCTGCCGCAATAATCATCAGAAAAGAAGTCCTCGCCCCCATCTGCAGCCCCGTGAAAATGGAACGGGCCGCCCCGGGCAAGATTACCTTGGCAAATATGATGAGCTTCCCGGCGCCCATGGATCTTATACTTTTGATTAGGAGAGGATCGACATTTTTTACTCCGGATATGGTATTGAAAAAGACTGGCCAGATCGCGGACCAGAAAATGATGGCCAACTTGGCCGTCTCTCCGATTCCAAAGGCAAGAATAAAGATCGGGAAAAGAGAGAACGCATTAATCTGGCCGAAAATATTCAATAAAGGATGAAGAAAAACCGTTACTTTGGGGAACCACCCACCAAGGATAAAGCCGAGCGGTACCGCTACCCCGATTGCCATTAATAGGCCGACTAAGACTCTGAACAGGCTAGTCGTGGTATGAATGAACAGATCGCCGGTTATGGAAATCTTATAGGCCTCAACCAGGATATCAGAAGGGGGCGGGATAAACTGGGGATCGATCCAGCCCAGGCTGGGTCCTGCCTGCCAGACAGCAAAGAACAGGATAAAACCATAATAATCGATGAACTTTTCATGGATTGCCCGTATCGTATTCTTAATCATAATTTTCCCCTTTTTAAGTGGAATGCCTGAAAATATGGAAAGCCTGAAAATAAAAGAGGTTAAATGCCCTTTTCAATAAAAAACATTTAACCTCCGGTTGATCCAGTCAGTTAAATTTAAGTTTATTTAATTGGTTCTGTTGATTAAAGTACCGTACTTGAAGAAATTTCTTCAGCAAGATCAATGCTGTCTTGTTTTTCATTCTTATTAATCTCAGACTGACCATTGTTTAATGATTCCCAGACCTTATGCCTGATCCAGCTGAATTCCGTAGAAGCTTTTAGATCGCCCACCCGTCTGGGTCTTGGCAGTTTAATCTCGATGATCTCTTTGATTGTGCCCGGATTTACACTCATTACGGCGACTCTGTCGGCAAGGGCTACCGCCTCATCAATGCTATGGGTTACAAAGATAATGGTTTTGCTTGTCTCCTCCCAAATTCTGAGAAGCTCATCCTGTAACGCCTCCCTGGTCTGAGCGTCAACAGCGGCAAATGGTTCATCCATCAGCAACACTTCAGGATCATAAGCTAGGGCCCTGGCAATCGCCACCCTTTGTTTCATCCCCCCCGACAATTCATAAGGGAATCTGTCTTCAAAGCCGCTGAGACCGACAAGATCGATAAACTTGGTGCTAATCTCTTTCCGCTGATTTTTCGGTACCTTCTTGATCTCAAGCCCCATCTCCACATTCTGCCTTACCGTTCTCCACGGCAGGAGAGCATAGCCCTGCAGGACAATGCCGCGATCCAAATCGGGTCCGGTAATCTTTTTATTGTCAATAAAGATGTCCCCTGAGTTTTGCTTGGATAACCCCGCAATAATATCCAGAAGAGTTGATTTCCCGCAGCCGCTGGGACCTACTATCGTAATAAATTCTCCTTTGTTGACTACAAGATTGACATCTTCTATTGCTAAAAACTGATTTTTCCCATCTTCCCTGGTGCTATTAATTTCGTAAACCTTGCTTAAGCTTTGTATGACAATCTTATTCTCCGGATTCCAGCCCTCTGAAACTCCGTTTTCCTGTAATTTGGTGCTCATCAAAATCCAACCTCCTTTTTATCATAAAATAAGGCCGAGAATTTAACATTCCATCTGTTAAAAACTCAGCCTCCAGATCTCCTGGTCAACTATCTTTCAATTTACACTAATCCTATATACTTTATATATATTAGTTTACATTTTAATTCCTTAGAAGATCAAAGTCAATAGTACTTTTTTAATAAGTGCATACTTTGTTTTATTGATATGAATATAGCTAAAAGATGATTCACCGTTACTTTACATAATTTACAACATTCAAGTTTCTGCTGACCGGTTCCTGGTCTGGGTCGGCATCATAACCGACGATCAGACAGGCAATGCTGCGGTATCCTTCCGGAATTCCTATTTCTTGTTTTATCTTTTTTCCGCTATCGGTCTCCAGAAACCTGGTTGGTGAAACAAGATACCGTGAGCCAAGTCCCAAAGAGGTAGCGGCCAATGTCATGTTTTCCACTGCTATGGCAGAGTCCTGTTCAGCAAATTGATAATCTGCGGGGGTAGATACAACAATTAAAGTCGGGGCATTGTACAGGGGAAAACGATTAACCGGTGAAGTTTGAAGGCTGAGCACGCTATCATTAATTTGCCGGAGAATTTCTTCATTCTGAACAACCGTAAAATGCCGGTTCTGAGTATTTCTTGCGGTAGGCCCGGCGATACCGGCGAAAATAATACTCTCCAGATCTTGCCCCTTTACCTGCTCAGTGGTATAGCTTTTTGTGCCCTTTCTTTTGTGAATTGTTTCAATGGTTTGATTCATCTCGTTCTTCTCCTTGTTTATTAATTTATTTATTTTGGGGGTTTCGAGATCCAACTCTGTCTCCATAGCTTCCTGTGCATAGCGTTTGGCCTCATCAAGATCTTGCTTCGACAGCATTGAGTCCCGCAGCTCACTGAATTCTTTACCAATCAGGTCGTTTAAAAGGCGAAAAGTCAGTGACTTTTCCTCCAGCTCGGCTTTCATAAAACGAATGCAGCCATAGCATTCAGGATTACGTACCACATGCTTTCGTACGTCAATACCATGCCACCGGGCCAGAAGACGCATCCCCAAAAGCAAAGGCTCCCGAACCAGCCGGAACCACCAGTGTAATTCATAGCATTTCAGGGCAAGCTGAAGTGCACAATTTTTGCAAATAATACGCGGAGTTTGCTGGTTACTATTCAACAATATTCGGAGACTCTCCTTTCCCGGGCTCAAATAGAAATCTTAACATACTTGAATCCTTTACTTCGCATTCCTTTTATCCTCTACCCTCTCTCACTCTGAAAGAGCAGTCCGAAACAGAAAAAAGAAAACAATCTAATAAAGTAATTTAACAATATGGAAAGGAAAAAGCAAACTAAAATAAAAAGAGACTGAATATCAGTCTCTAGATCTACTAGTCAACTTGCCAAACCCAAGTATTCCTATGTATTTTATGTGTTTGCTTTTTTACATTATCATATCTTTTTTAAGTTGTCAATCGGATTCAGAGACAGCTTCAAAGATAGATATTGTACTTGATTGACATGTCAGATAAATCCATAATATAATAATTAATATTATTATTCATATGATATATCACATGAAGCAAGCTGAAAAAGCGCCATTTTGATCGGCTGAGCTTCGTTACAGTTGACTAGCTGTCTAGAGACTGAACTGCCGGGGAACACCCTGAAGGTTCAGTTTTAATTTTTTATCAGGAGGAAAATAAGATGTTGAAAGTTGCGGTCGCAAGCACTGACGGAATCCATATCAATGAGCATTTTGGCCGGGCAAGTGAGTTTATGATTTATGAGGTGGATGAAGAGGGCAAATACTCTCTGATCGAAAACCGGAAAAACAATCCCCACTGCCCCGGTGACCGCCATGTCACCCATGTAGCCGATACTATAGCGGATCAGCTCTCCGATGTCCAGGTCATTCTCGTCAGCCAGATCGGCCCCGGTGCCGCCAGAACATTGAGCCAGAAGAACATCAGATCCTTTGCGTTGTCGGAAAGCATTGATAAAGCCCTTACTGTGATCGGAAAGAAGCAGAAGCTCCTGGAGAAGCCAACCCAGTTCACTGTCTGCACCAACAATAAACTTTGCGGCTGTGATCAAGATTGCCATTAACCTTTCGTCACTCGCCGCTCTCCTCTCCAATTTTCTTCAACCCAACCATAAAAATGTTTTACTTTTTCAAAAATAAAATCGGGATTCTCTTGCAATACCCGCTTTCGGTCCGCTGTCTCAGCCCAAACCGCTCCAATAGACACCACACCCGTTTCCTTTGCCGAAGCCATGTCATAGGCCATATCCCCGATATAGGCCACCTCCCGGGGAGCAAGCTTCCATAAATCCAGCACTTTTCCGATCTGCTCCGGCTTATCTGCACCGCTTACCGAGCCAGTCTGAACTACCTCGAAATATTTTCCCAGCCCTGAATACCGTAATGAAATGGCCATTGTCCCCGGCCCCTTGCCGGATACGATTCCCAGTCTTAACTTGCGCTCGGTCAATAAAGATAACAATTGCTCTATTCCGGGAAAAGGTTCCGTATATGTTTCATGAATCTTTTCATAGGCATCAAGATAGTGCTGCAAAGCTTCCTGCCAATCCCCGGGAAGAAGTTTTTTCAATACACCCTCTTCTGAAGGACCAAATAAAGATCTGATTTCCTGGTCTGTATATTCCCGTCCGGTATACCTCAGCAAGGTGCTGCGAAATCCCATGTAACATACAGGCAAGGTATTCAGGAGGGTCCCGTCCAGATCAAAAATACAACCTCTGATGTTCATGTTCGCCTGCATCTCCCTTTTGGACTAAGTAATTAAGACTACCGCTGATTTCAAAGACTCATTTTCTATTCGGGCAAGGATGAGTTAAGGATAATCTTGGACTCGAACCAATAGTCCGCAGAGCCCATATTCAGGCTGCCTGCTATCCGGGCATCCAAATTGGAATCAAAGCCTTTTAATACGGCTAAGTCCAATTGACATAACAAATTTCCCCATTTCGGATTCTTTGGGCAGGAACAGGAATCAGCAGCCGGGCAGTGAATAATGCTGTATTGCTCAGCACCGTTTTGAATGATACAGTTTTTTTGCTGACAGGAACGGACAAATCCATAGGTCGCTAAAAATGATTTTAAGTCTGCTTCTATCCCCTGTTCCTCCATGTCGTCCCGAATGGCCCTGCCTAATTTCACCCCATAAGTATGCAGCAATTCTGTTTTTCCCTGTTCTTCCCCTGCCTCTTTCTGAGCTTCCTGCAGTAAACAATCAATAGCCTTCTGAATGTTTTCTATTCTTTGGTTCATCGATGAACACTCCTTTCATGAGCCAATTCATTGTTATTCAGCAATATCATTGAGTGGTTGTTCTTTGGCGGTACATTCAATGGCTGTTATTCAACAATGTAACTGAACGGGTTCTTCGTATACCATTCCTTTTTGAACGGAAGGTTTACATTCTCTTTGAGGCTGCTCTGAAATGCGGTATTTCCCAGAGCTCTTACCGCCCGTCTTGCTACTTCAAAGACACCCCTATAGCCAAAATAATACTGGGCTTGGGCAAAAATAGGAATGGATGGTATCCCCAGCTTGGCTGCCCACACATTACTCCCGCTGTGCCCCAGCAGCAAGTCCGGTTTAGACTTATTCAGCAAATTGACCAGTTCAAAGATCTGGGTCGTGGCAATATTCACGTTTAAATCCGGGTTGTCGGCAATCAATTGAGAAAAAATATCGTCGCCAAAATGGTCATAGTGGTGCCCTCTGATCCCTACCAGCTCACACCCCAGCTCTTTTAACAGCATTCCGGTAACGGCTACCCTGATCTCTCCCCCGCTGACAAATACCTTCTTGCCTTTTAACCTGCCGGCAAAAGGTAAAAGGCCTTTTTGCAAAGCCGCGGTTTCACTCTCAATGATTCTTTGGGCCTGGGCTTCTAAATGAAATTCCCTGGCAATATCCAGAAGCCATTCATTCGTATTTTTAATCCCAATAGGCATATTGCGGATAATATAGGGAATACCAAAGCGCTCCTGTAAATGCTTCAGAAAATAGTCGTCATGAGTGGGGCAAAGACTGACGTTTAAAGCGGCCTTCGCCAATTCCTTGAAGGCCTCGGGATGGACGAAATTGGGATAAAAATTTACCCGGAGATCCAATGAATTCAGAAGTCTCTGCAGCTCCAATTCATCTGTCCGGCCAATGGAAAACGTATTATAAATATTAACTGTCCTGCTTTTTTCGTACTGTTCTCTGAGAAGGTCCAGTTCATCCGCAACAACATTTGTCTCCTCCTCATCTTCCAGATCAAAGCTCCTGGCAATCCCATGGTAAACCGCGTCATATCCTGTCGCCGATATTTTCGTTTTAAATCCTTCACAATGCGTAAGCATGACCCTGGCGGCCACATTTTTTTGAACTCTTGCCACCAATTCGTCAACATCATCCCCGATAATTCCCGGAGCACAGGTTGTCAAGACAATAATGGCCGCAGGCCTATAAAAGGAGTCCACTTCCAAAATCGCTTCTTCTAATTTTTTTTCGCCGCCATTAATAATGTCATTCTCGTCAAGATTGGTCGAAACCCAAAGCAGAGGCTTAGGCTTTATCCCCCGGGCAATCTGTCCGATCCTGAAATGATTGTCATTTTGCTGGTTGCCGCACCCTATGGGCCCGTGCATAATCAGCACCGCATCGGGAATTGTTGTCACCATGGAAAGCGCCAATCCTAATTGACAGTTGAACGTTTGGCAAAAGCTGCGATTTTTGTTGATCAGGCAGCCGCTTCCGGACTCTTTGATCAAATCACTAATCTTTCCCCCGTAAGCATTACTGGCATTTAACCTGTCTTCTCTCTTTGGCACAACCTTCTGATCAATAAGTCCCATCATCCTACCTCCTTGCCAGTAAAACATTGAATAAATCTTCGAACAGGTGCAGCCCGCCTTTGAAACCGGCATATCCTTTGTTCAGCACTGCTCTGTCCACAATGGGAAAACTGATGCTTAACGCTTTGGCTCCCAGATTACCGGCCAGTTCCAGCTCATGGGTACTTCCCAGAACAAATAAAGGGCTGAGTGCGGGTAAATACCTGTCATCACTGTAAAGGCTGCGGCCCTGGGCAAAATGACTTTGAATTTTCCCCGTATCCGTTTCGAAAACCAGTTCCGGGGCTTTGATGTTTGTAAAATCTTTAAAACTCAGGCGAAGAGTCTCTTTCTCCTCATCGGTCAAACTGTCCGTAATCACGGAAAGTTCCGGAAGCCAGCCGATCTCTTCGGCCAGAAAGCGGGTAACCGGATAACAGTAGTTGGCATTTCCGACGACGACAGCATAATTTTGCAAATCTGAATCTAAATAGGAATCTGCGACTCTCTCCATGTAGGAATAATAATTCTTCTTTTCCCGGGCAATCACCCTGTCCACCGATTGTTTATTCAAATTGAGCAATTCCGTGATTTTGTCTAAAAATTCTACCGTTGCCTGCGCTCCGATCGGAATATCTTCAACAATATAAGGTGTCCCGTGCTTTTCCTGAAAACTCTTGGCTGCCTCCAGGCCATAAACTCTGGATAACACAATATTGGCCGAAGCCGAGCCTGCACGGTATAAATTTTCCAGTGATTCATCATAGCTGTAAAATGTATTGACTTGAATTCCCAGCAAGTTCAATAATCTTTTGATTTCCTCCAAATCACCTCTGAAAAAAGGGTCAAGACCGGGAACAACACCCCAAATATTGACCAGGTTCTTCTTTTTGGACTTTGCCTTGGCTACATATTCGCTGAAAAGCGTCTCCAGAACCAGATCGTATCCTTTATAGGAGTTCCCTTTAAATCCTCCGGTATGAACATACAGAATAGGCTTGGCGGGATCTTTAAACTGACTGACCACGATTTTGGGATCATCACCAATGATTTCTGTCATACAGCCGGTAACGACGATATAAATTTCTCCCTCAATCATTTCCAAAGTTGTTGTGATCTGCTCCTTCAGTCTTTCTTCCCCCCCAAAAATGATTTCCTTCTCAGAAACATTAGAACTGGGCATGGAAAGTCCGCCGCAGAAACCTGACCCATAAAGACCGGCCGCCTGTTGCGTACTAAAAAGATTGCCGCCGCAGCCGCTGGCAGCATGAATGATCGGAACGGCGCCCGGCAAGGAGGTTATGGTCTGTAAAGCTCCGCCCAGAGTACAACTGAACCTGGGCCTTTCAATATATGGCATCTCTATACTCCTTTCCAGAAGATAAAATATAACTTCAAAGAAAGACCATCTTTCATGAAAGAAAGTATGGCCTCCAGATTTCTAGTCGGACAAACATCACTATTCCTATAGATTTTATTTTTAATTATACCGGCAAGGCAATTCCCCTGTCAAGCCATAATCCTTGGCGGAATCCTTGCTGTGGACTTCAAATCGTACTGTCTCAGTGGCTTAAATGACCGTTTTTATAGGCAAAGGCAACCAGCTGCACCCGGTTGCGCAGATGAAGTTTGGCTAAAATGTTGCGCAGGTGATTTTTGACGGTGCTTTCCGTGATATGAAGCTTCTCCCCGATATCCTTATTGCTTAGCCCCTGGCTGACCAGCTGAACAACTTCTTTTTCCCGCTCCGATAATTTATTGTCGGAAGAATCATCTTTCTGAATTGAAAATTCCTGGAGGATTTTTGTGGCCAAATTGCGGGAGATCGGTGCTTCTCCCTGCACAATACTCATGATATAATCCAGCCAGTATTCAGGCTCCATATTTTTCAGAAGATAACCCTGGGCCCCATATTTAATGGCCTCAAAAAAATCCTGCACATCATCGGAAACACTGAGAATGATAATTTTCACATAAGGCATTTCTTCTTTAAGCCGGCGGGTTGCCTCAAGTCCG harbors:
- a CDS encoding response regulator, translating into MMTRVLVVDDHLLSRKGIASILSAHPMFEIAGEATNGQEAVEQARRLVPDLILMDIRMPNGSGLEATRRLKEEMPYVKIIILSVSDDVQDFFEAIKYGAQGYLLKNMEPEYWLDYIMSIVQGEAPISRNLATKILQEFSIQKDDSSDNKLSEREKEVVQLVSQGLSNKDIGEKLHITESTVKNHLRNILAKLHLRNRVQLVAFAYKNGHLSH